In Saccharomyces eubayanus strain FM1318 chromosome XIV, whole genome shotgun sequence, the sequence gaGAGCCCATGATCCCTCCTGTAGGAATAGCCAATTAGCGAAAATATCgatactaataataatactaataatgataatgatgataattCCATTAtatctctctttctttaatatttatatatatgacAACTTAATTTATTGTTGAactgtttttgtttttgttttttcttcttatctTAAGGCTGGTACGTAGTTATTTAGTTGCTTAGTAAACAATCTTTCTACCAGTAAAAGTTCTTCTTGCCTGTTGTCTGGCATCCGCACTTGATTCatcgttttcatcatcttcgtccaCTTTGGCTCTATTTAAGACTTTGATGAACGAGTCCACTCTAAATCTCATTCTGGAGTGCATGTAAGCCTTGGAACATTTGATGTGGTAGTGGAAGTAGTTTCTGAATAGTGTTAACTGACAAATCGAATGGAATTGCAACTCTTTTGTTTGGAAATGACGTGGGAACAGAACAAACGTGATGAATCTTCTGCTTTGTTCCGCGACTTTGGGTGGCTGGTAGGATTTCTTCAACTCCAATGGAGGCTCGTGCGAATATAGAACTTGTGGAGCGGACTGGATCTGGCGGTTTCTCTTACGTGCATCTACGAATTCTTGCAAAAAGACCTTCCCAAAGATTTTATCCGTTTCATCTTGGAAGATAGTTTCGAAAATAATAGTGATTCTGTCGTTAGAAGGcttgatgaagatattcTCCTCGTCACGATACTTGATTGTGAACAAAGTATTGTCTCCATTGGCAGCGACCTCACCGCCAGTAATCTCTGCCTCGATGGGCGTTGGTTGCTGCTGGCTCAATTCAGTGAACTTTGCAATGGCCAATTCAAAAGGATAACTCAATATGACGGTCTTCAGAACAGACAATTGCAAGATGGAGTCCTGAGTCAGCTCGTTCAATGAAAGTTGAAGAGTATAGTCGTAGCCGGACTCCACTTGAGCGGGAATAGTCAGCCCACCCAAGGGGGAGTAGTGATCGGCCAAGAACTTCAACAAGGTCAAAGAGCCGTCTAATTGACACTCAGAGACACTGACCCAGGCCTTGGTCTTGATACTCAAGAGCAGAATGGACTTGTCCTCGGCAGAATTCGAAATGTGGTAGGTGGTATAGTCGAAGTCGGACACGATTCTGTCCATGGTCAACGGCGAGTCCTGGTGGAGAGCCTCAATCGACTCATTAAGCGTCTTTTGAATGAGAAGGTTCTGTGGTTGTAAGTGTAGCATCGCTGGTTGACGTCCTGGGCGAGGGCTGTTGCTTGGGGCAGTTTCCACTTGTGTCTTCACTGTCTCTCTTGAACGCTAGTAAGCCCCTATGCTACACTATTTCTTGCCAAAATATCGTTAATAAACCGAGATCGTTTGAAACGAAAATGATCCAATATACATAGAATTACGTATATTgtatactatatatatatatatatgtgaCGGCATTGCTATTTACAAAAGGATATATGCAGTGGAGTAGTAGAGACGGTTGGCCAGCACATACGAATCACGACTTGCTTGGCTTCTTGGCCCCGTATTTCGATCTCGAAGAGATCCTGTTAACTACGCCGCTCAGGTCACCAGCGCCTCTGATGACGTGGTACTTCACACCAGGCAGATCCTGGCAACGGCCTCCTCTCACATATACGATCGAGTGCTCTTGGGCATCATGGCCTTCACCCGGGATGTACGCCGACACCACGTTCCCGTTAGACAGCCGGACTCTGCATGCCTTTCTTTGCGCGGAATTAGGCTTCTTGGGCTTCAGTACCATCACACGCAGCACAACACCCTTCCGTTGGGGACACTGGTCCAGCTGTGGGGCCGTAGTCACCTTCTTGCGTCTTGGAGGGCCGGACCCTCTCTTGATTTGGTTCAGCGTGGCTTGTATTGGAACGGTGGTGGAAAACATTCTCTGCGCCTGCCTCCAGGGCGCACACCATGAGCTGGACAGCAACCTCGACAACATGGCTCTTACTAGCCTGTTTCCTCTTTGTCCAACCTGCTTCTTAACCTGCCATTCCCTCGTTATATGGGTTTTTTCGCTCCGCAAAACTTGTTCTCGCTCGGGTAAGAGCCAAACTAAAGATAATATTGATGTTGATTTGGATATATACAGCTTGGGCCAGGTCTGGCCTGGCCCTATTTACACGGTGGGACGGCTATGTATGTAGGTACGTAAGTGGGCATGTATATAGGTATATATGTGCACCATTTATCATTTCTCATTTGTTCTTGGTTTGAGTGTAGCTGAACCGCTTCCTAGTGGGCGCGAACTCACCCAGCTTGTGGCCCACCATGTCTTCGGACACCTCCACAGGCACGTACTCCTTACCGTTGTGGATCTGGAACTTGAGCCCAACAAATTGGGGTAGGATTGTGGCGGCCCTTGCGTTTGTTCTTATCGGGGTGCCCTTAGCCATTGCGTCTCTGATGGGGAGCGGCACAATGTTGGGGCCCTTCCACACCGACCGTGATAACAGTCTAGCCGCGGGATGCATCTTGTCCTTGTTGATGACGACTCTTACTGCTGTTGCGTTAATCTTGCAGCGGGAAGTCGTTTTAGAGGTTGTGGGGCCTTTGCTAGGCACTTTTAAGTCGTCATTTCATTACTCTACCCTCAACGTGGATAGTGATACAATTCTTGGTTTCCGGGtgatgctgaaaaatttgaaaaattataaaagTGTATATGTACATGACATAATGGCGATGAGATGATTTAGCTATTGGGCCATGGTTAGTGTCCCATAGCCGATAGTGACGATGTTTGCTTCAAGATTCGACCCTACCCAGCTGGCTTCTGCTGCTCCTGTTACTGTCGCTCTAGAGGAACCCGTCAAGGCAGCCCCAGAAGCCATTGTACCGTTAAAGAGACAGGCTACCGCATCTGACAGTGAAAGCGATGATGGTACCGACGAGAGCTCCGACGAGAGCTCCGAGGAAGGCTCGGATAATGATGACCGTATGCAAGTGGACTACGGAGTAAGCGAGGAAGACTCCagcgaagaagaagaagaagagaaggaCAATcatgaggaagaagacacACCAAGTACTCATACCACCGTACTGTCAAGATTTAAGCAAACAGTTTCTTTGCAAGATAAGCTGGATGCGTCTGATATTGTCGGAACAAAGGAAGACGAGAGCCTCGAGGAAAATGCTACTCCGCCACACCAATTAGAACAAATTCCTCAACCGGAATTTGTTAAAAACCCAATGAATCTAAATAGAAATTCATCAGAATACAAGTCCACCGGGTGGTTAAATACCGAAAGAGTGTTTTATGACAATTCCATGACGAAGCCGTTCTCAGATTACGAAAGTCAACTAGAACCAAGGCTTTTGCAGAATATCTGCAAGAATTTCTCGACAGACACTTTCCCCATCCAGTCGATCATCTTGGACTCCGTCTTGCCGATACTGAACTTTACCTTGAACATCTCCAAGAGAAACTTCACCAAGAGAATCGGTGACATCCTTGTAAACGCCGCTACAGGTTCGGGTAAAACTTTAGCGTACTCAATTCCCGTTGTTCAGACTTTATCTAAGAGACAGATCAACAGATTGCGTTGTCTAATCATTGTCCCCACCAAACTACTGATTAACCAAGTTTACACTACACTGTCCAAGCTAACCCAAGGGACCTCACTTATCGTCAGTATTGCCAAATTGGAGAACTCATTAAAAGATGAACATagcaaatttttgaacCTGGAGCCTGACATCTTGATCACTACTCCCGGTAGATTAGTTGACCATTTGGACATGAAATCGATAAACTTGAAGAACCTTaagtttttgattattGATGAGGCTGATCGTCTTCTAAACCAATCTTTCCAAGGCTGGTGTCCCAAATTAATGTCccatttgaaaacagaTAAACTAGACACATCTCCAGGCAATGTAATCAAAATGATCTTTAGTGCTACATTGACTACCAACACCGAAAAGCTAAATGACTTGAATCTTTACAAACCAAAACTATTCTTGAAGCAAACCGATAAATTATATCATCTACCTAACAAACTAAAGGAGTTCAACATTAACATTCCTACAGCAAAAAGTGTTTTCAAACCATTGATTCTGTTATATTCGATAAATCAATTCATGGCGCACTCTTCCACCGCCTCCAAGATCTTAGTGTTTGTAAAGTCCAATGAATCCTCCATCAGACTGAGTAAACTGTTGCAACTAATGAACGAAACTCGCTCGCAATCCAGCATTCTAACAAACCTCCGTGACCTGGAAATAATAATCAATTCTATCAATTCAAATAACTCCAAATcagaaaataagaaaaccATTGCAGATTTCTCACACGAGTCGAAAAGCTCAAGAACAAGCATATTAATTACCACCGATATCATGTCGCGTGGTATCGATATCAATGATATCACTCAAGTGATAAATTATGATCCACCAATGTCTTCACAACAATACGTCCACCGTGTTGGTAGAACCGCAAGAGCCAACGAGATCGGGTCTGCCTATAACCTACTAGTTGGTAGGGGTGAAAGAACATTCTTCGACGACCTAAATAAAGATCTAGATAGAGATGGGAAGTCTGTCGAGCCATTTGAATTGGACTTCACCTTATTGGAATCTGATTCTGAGTTATATCACTCATCTTTGGAAAGCCTGAAAAACTATCACAATAAAAACACAGAAGCCTGATTGCGCTCCCCCATCTCTGCATTTATTCCATAACGttcacctttttttttagtagtCTCGTCTGAAAACTCCTGGGTATAGTAATATTaatgtgtatatattttggGTATGTAACTGAAAACTTAAATTCGGTCTATATCTATTGTCGTTTCACAAGACGGAATACTCGTTTGAATGCACTTGTCGATGGCTAACCTTAACATCAACTCGTCATCGTTAGAGCCACCTTTCATTGTTATCTTAATTAGTACCACGTAAAGCGTAAAGTTCACTTTACTTATTATTAGGTCATCGTAATTTAAAATGCATCTTGATTTAAATTCGTTTAGTCTCTCGATTTGATCTTTAATCATGTTTTTAATGCTTGTTGGGTTTTCAGTGGAAGCTATAGGATTCCAAAACCCAGTTTTAGTGGCTACTTTCTTGGTGTTTATCGTAGCTATGGGTAATGAGCTCATCGACCTTGGCCGTATGGTGGGTCTTTCTTTGCCTGATTTAGACTCAGCTCCAGCATCGGTTGTTGCATCAGCGTTGTGGTTGTTATTGAATAACGCTGAATTAGATAACGATGTAGTTGAAAACCCCATCAACAAAACTGTAGAGGTCCATCTTGCTATAGTAAGCCCATGCcataaaatcaaaatcgaTATTACCAAAGTGGCCAAGTAATCAGATATACTTGATAATAAGTCCAATAATAAGGGATAAATGAACAGATACATTGTGTACGTGATGGTAATTATTGGattcttcgttttcaaattaCTGTATTTATTAGCATAAAACGTTTTATAGAGTGATAACGTTGATAGCACTAAATTAATCACTAGTATTCCATACCACAAAGTGATGTTTTCGTTTTGTGAATCATTGGCAGTAGCAAAATGAGAATGAGGAATTTGTTCATTGATTTCATTGTGATCATGGTTGCTTGTCGACGTGTTACCTGCTTCCACAAATAGAACAATGAACTCTTCGACTATATGAAATAACAGGTCTAACCCGACAAAACATAATGAAACGGMAAGTGCGAAACTCAATAGGACGTCTATTCTATTTAGGCCAAAGGGGAAAGTGATTGTCCCCGTGAACCAGACCTGGAATTGGGACAAGTTCTCCACAAATATGATAACTAGAGACCCAATGATATCGTAAGTGATAAAATGCGATAACGTGATAAAATTATTCCATGAATATAAGTGCCCCATTTGGAAAGTGATTAAGCATGCCAACATTTGCAGGCCAACAATAGATAACTGCATGTGAGCCTTTGGCCACGGTAAATTGGACATCAAGTCACTCAAATCCGGTATGGGAAGGGATTTGGCGATGTTTAGGGGGATTTTCACCTCAGGctcttggaaaaaattcatcgaaACAGAAGAATGCTTATAACGATGTCCCTTACGGAATGAAGTCCTTGATGCAGCAGAAGAGGGAGGTGTCTGTTGATGCGGTTGTAGCGTAGATGTCGTAAAGTTGAATGGAGATTCCAGCGTCAAAGAAGATCGTTTACCGTTTCCAGCGTCTGGAGATATGCCTCTTACCGGCGATCTTGTTCTAGGGGGAGGCGGAGCCAGCTTTGTTCCCGGTATATACTTGAGTGACTGTCTTCTATGATCATTGCTCTTCCCCTTCAACATACTGCCGTCATTGGCGGTATTATTAGCGGAAACGTTTTCGCCAAAGCTGAAGGAAGGATTGTAGATGATGCTGGAGCTCGAATTGTTACCTTCTTTAGCAGAATAAAAGAGCGAGCTGGGTCTGGGAGATGCAAAAAGCGTCCTGTTTTGTGACGGCATGCCGTCCGTATTTCCTACACCGTTCATATTGGACAGTGAGAACGACAAAGCATCGGAATCATTTAATTTGGGCGTTTGGAAAGCAGTTTCCGGGGACGAATTGTCCTCCTCCTGTATAGCATTCATTTGTGGCGTCTCCATGGCTGTCTCCCAATGCTGTTTTCACTCCCGCAAACCACTAAATAACCACGATGGCTCTTCCCAACTTCCGAATCACCTTGAAGGTCCATCGTTTCCAGTACTGAACATTCCTACTTTTAGGTTATTATGGAAAActggaaaactttttggGGCCGTATTACCCGCGCTGAAATTTTGAGGATAATAAAGGAAATCATCCACTATTGTAGTAACATTAAGACAGTGTATGGTGGATAGCGgttttgatgttgttgttgagaTCAGAGCATGACGAAAAATGGTTGCCAGGAGTCAGTTTAAGGGAAGCAGTGCCACGGTAGCGCAGTTGATTGAGGAAGTCGGCCGCAGTGGGGGTAGGAGGCCTGTGTTCCAGTATAAGGTTCCACGCTCGATACGATGGGCTTCGACCGCCCTAGCTGTGGTGTTCGTGACGTATGGGGCTGCTTACACCGATATGTCGTGGAGAACCGCTCGAGAAGTGTACGGGAATGCCACCGAGGATGAACAACGCAGTGTATGGTTCAAGTTCAAGACTTTTGGGCCGGTCGCCCTTGGGGTCTTACCCATAGTCCTGGCCTGCGGTACGAAGCACGTAACATCGAGGCTAGTCACAGAGATGAAATGTCTACCGCCCGCCAAGAATAGCACGGTACCACGGTGCCAGTTGACCCGACACACTCCCTTCCGGGGGAGGCCAGTCACCATTCTCAGAGACATCAATGAGCTGTCCAAGAACAAAACCACCAAGATCTTTACCGGGGTGGGATCGCAGGGTATGGAGGACAAGGCGACGTTTGTGTTCTTCATAGAAGACAGAAAGGCGACTTCATTTTTTAACAGGTTTTATATCTTCTCGAGATCTGGCAGCGTAGTCAAGAACGACGCTAGGATCTTGGATTGCTTCTTCAACGATGCCTCAGTCAACAAGCTACTGAACAAGTCCATATTGACCCAGATTCTCTCGCGCACCTCTGCCAAGACTCAATTTCACTCCAATAATTCCGGATTTTccatcaaaaatattgttAAGCCCAAACACTAATTCAACTGGGCAGAAGCACTGTATAAGATAGTATGTAAATaattcaataaataaaagTCTGTATATACAAGTGACGCTTACAACAACCCAAACAGCCTTAGCACGTAATCGAGCGCCAACGCGTATGTGAAGTACAATCCGGTGTTGATGTTCGCAGTGAAGTACTTCCAGCAGTTCTTGGGATTGTCAAGATCGACTTTCTTGATCATGTTGAATAGCCTGTAGGTGAAGATCCCTAGTCCACCAATAAACCCGGGCCCCCACAACAATCCACTGTTCAAGCCTGCAACGGCCAGCAGCGTGATCTGAGACGCAGACATGACCTTCATGATGGACTTTGTGCGTGGACCCCAAGCCAGCGCGGTCGACTTGATTCCTGCTTTAATGTCGAACTTTTTATCTTGGTGCGCATATATGGTATCGTAAGTCATACACCATAGATAACTACCCAAGTACAAGGGTATCATCGTGGGCCAACTCACTATACCCATGGCTGGGAAACCGAGCAACGCCCCCCAATTGAAACATGCACTCAATGCAGCCTGTGGATAGTACGTGAACCGCTTGAACAAAGGGTAGGTGAACACTATGGGTAAAGAGGCCAGGCCCAGCCACCAGCACTGTGCAGGCAGCAATGACAGGATGCCCATCCCGACCAGGGTTTGAGCACCCAAGAATCCTAGCGCGCTACGGGGACTAACTCTACCAGACGCAATGGGTCTTTCGACAGACCTGATAACCCGTTGATCCAGTTTTCTATCCAGATAGTCGTTAATGGTGCAACCAGCACCTCTCATTACCAGGGCGCCCACACCAAAAATACCCAACATACCAGCTGTTGCGCCCAAGGAGGCACCCTGCATCGTGGCCCCCATTAGAATAGACCAAGTGCAGGGCAAATATAACAGCCACGTGCCTACAGGCTTCTCGAGCCTCATCAGCTCTGCATACGGAATCCATTTCTTGGGCAACCGGGACACAAACGGCCCCAGTCCGTCCAGTCTTTCCTTGCGTGCCACCTCCAGCTCCTTCGGAGTGAACACTGGTGTTAACTCCTtcgacgacgacgacgacgacgacgacaTGAACCTCTTTCTACCGATCCCGTTGATTCCAGCAACAACGACTCCGCCGCTGCCCACGATCGACCGCCCTAGCAATAAACTCTTTCTCTGCCAAACAAACATTGCTCGACCCTACTTCCCTACGACCGACACTCCCACCATAGTTCACTAGATACCGGGCCCTTTTGGCAACCTTACTTTCGCTTTTAATCTGGCACTTCTGAAACTTTTCACGATGCCGAAATCGCCGAAATGGCTCGTTTAGCCTTTTCTCGAAGAagattatatataaagagGATCTATCCTGATAGTGATGAGGCAGTGCTAGTCAGAGACCCAGACCAGCGAGCTAACCACAATGAGCATTCACACAGCATCTGTCACCGCGCCTGTTAACATCGCCACCCTAAAGTACTGGGGGAAAAGAGACACCAAATTGAATCTGCCCACCAATTCTTCCATCTCAGTGACTTTATCGCAAGATGACTTGAGAACCTTGACCTCTGCGGCCGCTGCACCCGAGTTTGAGAGGGACACATTGTGGTTGAACGGCGAACCACATAGCATCGATAACGAAAGAACTCAAAACTGCCTGCACGATCTACGCCAGTTGAGAAAGGAACTGGAATCAAAGGACGCTTCATTGCCCCCTCTATCCCAATGGAAACTTCACATTGTTTCCGAAAACAACTTCCCCACAGCCGCTGGGTTGGCTTCTTCCGCGGCCGGCTTTGCTGCTTTGGTCTCTGCCATTGCCAAGTTGTATCAACTACCGCAATCCACTTCCGAAATCTCCAGGATTGCCAGAAAGGGCTCCGGTTCAGCTTGTAGGTCTCTCTTTGGTGGGTACGTGGCTTGGGAAATGGGCACAGCCCAGGACGGTCACGACTCCATGGCTGTACAGATCGCAGACAGCTCCGACTGGCCCCAAATGAAAGCCTGTGTTCTTGTCGTCAGCGATATCAAAAAGGATGTGAGTTCCACACAAGGTATGCAATTGACTGTGGCGACCTCCGAATTgtttaaagaaagaattgaacATGTCGTGCCCAACAGGTTTGAAATCATGCGTAAGGctattattgaaaaggatttTGCAACTTTTGCCAAGGAAACAATGATGGATTCCAACTCGTTTCACGCCACATGCTTGGATTCCTTCCCCCCAATCTTTTACATGAATGACACTTCCAAAGGTATCATCAGTTGGTGCCACTCCATTAACCAGTATTACGGCGAGACAATTGTCGCCTATACTTTCGATGCAGGTCCAAACGCCGTGTTGTACTACTTAGCTGAGAACGAACTAAAACTATTCGCATTTATCTACAAACTGTTCGGCTCTGTTCCTGGATGGGACAAGAAGTTTACTGTTGAACAACTAGATGCCTTCAATCAACAATTCGACTCCGCCAAGTTCACTGTCCGTGAATTGGATCTTGAATTACAGAAGGGTGTTGCTAGAGTGATCTTGACCCAAGTCGGTTCAGGCCCACAAGAATCAAAGGAATCTCTGATTGACGCAAAGACTGGTTTACCAAAGAAGTAAGGTAACTTTCAATTTGATATGTAATACTCCTTTTTTTACAGTAGCTAGTATACGTCTATTCTCTACTATCGGTCCTAAGGCCAAGTTTCAATTTATAAAGCTTTTAATTCAGAGCAGCAATAGGCAACGAATACATCATCACTGTTTATAGTAGTTTGCACGTTCGATATTTAATTTATGGCAAAGTGCCATTAGTTTCCGATTTCCGCATTCGCAGTTGCATGACAGCAACCACGAATAAGCTCCACTTGTTTCAACATGCCAAAACCTTATCCACTACTCACCCTATATTTACTGCAGCCCGCACCGCACGCTGTAGGCTACAAATCAGTCTAGTTGTAGAAGCCTTCTTTGGTCATTACACGTTTCAAGTGCAAACACGGCTGtaacatattttttctgaaaCAATACTAAAACactgttttcaatttaatgacttgaaacaagaaaccTCTACAGAAACATAGCTTTGAGCAAGCAATCCAAGCATATATAAACAGGAAAATAATGATCTATCACCAATAACTGTCATGGGGCTATTCCGCTCTTTTACGTTCCCCTTCGAAGCACAACAAGCAACTATAATAAAKACCGAAAAAGGAATCATATTTAGATGACTTTCTCTTCCGCTCGTTTCACTTACATATGCACGATTTTGTTGGGATTGACCAATATTGCTCTGGCCTCAGATCCAGAGACAGTTTGGGTCACTGTGACGAAGACTGATGAGGCAAATGGGGCTGTCGCAACCACAGTTTCGCCTGCATTGGTTTCCACATCCACCATAGTCCAAGCTGATACCACGACTTTGTACACGACTTGGTGTCCATTGACCATTGCCGCTGCCTCTACTACTGCTACCTCTACTGTTGCTACCTCTACTACTGCTGCATCTCCTTCAGTTTTTTATGCAACAACATTATCGCAGTTCAGTACTTTGACGTTATCCACTGAAGTTTGTTCACACGAGGCATGTTCTTTATCGTCAACATTACCAACAACGACCCTATCCGTCACTACTGAGCTTACCTCATACGTCTGCCCTACTTGTCAAACAACAACTATCAACTCGTCCCCCAAGCTGGAAACTACAACTGTACCATCGTCTAGTGTTACTACATCGTCGACAAGTCCCTCCAAGTCCTCATCAAGtacttcaatttcttcaagcAAGGCCAGCTCAAGTTCAATTTCAAGCATACACACAAGCCCCAGCTCAGTTGTAACTTCTACTGTTCAAAAAAGCTCCATTTCAAGCACCACGTCTACGTCTACCACGTCTACGTCTACCAGTTCAACTTCTACCAGTTCACCTTCTACCACGTCTACGTCTACCACGTCTACGTCTACCAGTTCACCTTNNNNNNNNNNNNNNNNNNNNNNNNNNNNNNNNNNNNNNNNNNNNNNNNNNNNNNNNNNNNNNNNNNNNNNNNNNNNNNNNNNNNNNNNNNNNNNNNNNNNNNNNNNNNNNNNNNNNNNNNNNNNNNNNNNNNNNNNNNNNNNNNNNNNNNNNNNNNNNNNNNNNNNNNNNNNNNNNNNNNNNNNNNNNNNNNNNNNNNNNNNNNNNNNNNNNNNNNNNNNNNNNNNNNNNNNNNNNNNNNNNNNNNNNNNNNNNNNNNNNNNNNNNNNNNNNNNNNNNNNNNNNNNNNNNNNNNNNNNNNNNNNNNNNNNNNNNNNNNNNNNNNNCTTCTACCAGTTCAACTTCTACCAGTTCAACTTCTACCAGTTCAACTTCTACCAGTTCTACCCCTAGTAGCTCtgctctttctttggtaaagtcatcgtcatcgttatcaccatcatcatcatctacAAGCTCCTCGGTATCTCCGCCACCTTCTTCAACTACCTCcacaacatcaacatctACATCCTCATATGCTCCATCCACGCAATCTTCCTCCATCGTTTCGACCTCATCGCCTGTTGTCATTCCTTCTACCACTTCCTCAACAGTCGAGGAAACCACCACTACTCAAAGTTCATCTACCCATACCAGCGAATTGGCCACCACAACCTCTTCCGAGGCTCCATCGCTTTCTATGTCCACATATTTCACAACTATCAGTGGTGTTACTACTATGTACACAACATGGTGCCCTTACTCCTCTGAATCTCAAACCGCTACATTAACTGGGACCCATGACACAACTACGACTGGCATTGAGACTTGCACTCATGAAACCTGTTTGGCGACATCTTCTCAGACTACAAATTCCGTAGTATCTTCCACGATCACACCTACAACAAGCGATGTTGCTTCTACAGCTACCTCATCATCTGAATGTTCTACGTGCactgaaaaattagaaTCGACATCGTCTGAAAAACCAACAtcagcaatttcttctgaGCAAGACACCACATCCACAGAAATTACTGCAAGCTCGACAACTTCTTCAGGAgaagatttcaataaaCACGCTACCGGTAAATATTACCCAACTTCATCCAATACCGTATCTGGATCGTCCATCAGAAGCCAAACGACAATTTCGCCAAGCATTGGTTCAAGCTCTCAAGAACAATTGacgtcttcatcatcgacatcttctccatcttcatctACACCTtctccatcttcatctACATCGACgtctctttcttcatctacATCGACGTCTCCATTTtctccatcttcatcgACATTTACCCCACTACCATCTATTTCAATGTCGTCTGCTTCTACAAAAACACTATCCTCGACCAGTTCATTATCGCCATATAGTTCTTCGCCATCGTCAACTGATGAACAACCCTCAACCGCTACACCATCTGTGACTCCATCAACTAGCACTGAACTGACATCGACTGCTAAACCAGccatttcttcatcatcctctGTACCAACGACTACTACGTCATCCACCTCCACATCCTTGGCTGCtacat encodes:
- the ARC35 gene encoding Arc35p, coding for MLHLQPQNLLIQKTLNESIEALHQDSPLTMDRIVSDFDYTTYHISNSAEDKSILLLSIKTKAWVSVSECQLDGSLTLLKFLADHYSPLGGLTIPAQVESGYDYTLQLSLNELTQDSILQLSVLKTVILSYPFELAIAKFTELSQQQPTPIEAEITGGEVAANGDNTLFTIKYRDEENIFIKPSNDRITIIFETIFQDETDKIFGKVFLQEFVDARKRNRQIQSAPQVLYSHEPPLELKKSYQPPKVAEQSRRFITFVLFPRHFQTKELQFHSICQLTLFRNYFHYHIKCSKAYMHSRMRFRVDSFIKVLNRAKVDEDDENDESSADARQQARRTFTGRKIVY
- the MRPS12 gene encoding mitochondrial 37S ribosomal protein uS12m, giving the protein MLSRLLSSSWCAPWRQAQRMFSTTVPIQATLNQIKRGSGPPRRKKVTTAPQLDQCPQRKGVVLRVMVLKPKKPNSAQRKACRVRLSNGNVVSAYIPGEGHDAQEHSIVYVRGGRCQDLPGVKYHVIRGAGDLSGVVNRISSRSKYGAKKPSKS
- the RSM19 gene encoding mitochondrial 37S ribosomal protein uS19m, with translation MHPAARLLSRSVWKGPNIVPLPIRDAMAKGTPIRTNARAATILPQFVGLKFQIHNGKEYVPVEVSEDMVGHKLGEFAPTRKRFSYTQTKNK
- the DBP6 gene encoding putative ATP-dependent RNA helicase DBP6 produces the protein MFASRFDPTQLASAAPVTVALEEPVKAAPEAIVPLKRQATASDSESDDGTDESSDESSEEGSDNDDRMQVDYGVSEEDSSEEEEEEKDNHEEEDTPSTHTTVLSRFKQTVSLQDKLDASDIVGTKEDESLEENATPPHQLEQIPQPEFVKNPMNLNRNSSEYKSTGWLNTERVFYDNSMTKPFSDYESQLEPRLLQNICKNFSTDTFPIQSIILDSVLPILNFTLNISKRNFTKRIGDILVNAATGSGKTLAYSIPVVQTLSKRQINRLRCLIIVPTKLLINQVYTTLSKLTQGTSLIVSIAKLENSLKDEHSKFLNLEPDILITTPGRLVDHLDMKSINLKNLKFLIIDEADRLLNQSFQGWCPKLMSHLKTDKLDTSPGNVIKMIFSATLTTNTEKLNDLNLYKPKLFLKQTDKLYHLPNKLKEFNINIPTAKSVFKPLILLYSINQFMAHSSTASKILVFVKSNESSIRLSKLLQLMNETRSQSSILTNLRDLEIIINSINSNNSKSENKKTIADFSHESKSSRTSILITTDIMSRGIDINDITQVINYDPPMSSQQYVHRVGRTARANEIGSAYNLLVGRGERTFFDDLNKDLDRDGKSVEPFELDFTLLESDSELYHSSLESLKNYHNKNTEA
- the ZRG17 gene encoding Zn(2+) transporter ZRG17 codes for the protein METPQMNAIQEEDNSSPETAFQTPKLNDSDALSFSLSNMNGVGNTDGMPSQNRTLFASPRPSSLFYSAKEGNNSSSSIIYNPSFSFGENVSANNTANDGSMLKGKSNDHRRQSLKYIPGTKLAPPPPRTRSPVRGISPDAGNGKRSSLTLESPFNFTTSTLQPHQQTPPSSAASRTSFRKGHRYKHSSVSMNFFQEPEVKIPLNIAKSLPIPDLSDLMSNLPWPKAHMQLSIVGLQMLACLITFQMGHLYSWNNFITLSHFITYDIIGSLVIIFVENLSQFQVWFTGTITFPFGLNRIDVLLSFALXVSLCFVGLDLLFHIVEEFIVLFVEAGNTSTSNHDHNEINEQIPHSHFATANDSQNENITLWYGILVINLVLSTLSLYKTFYANKYSNLKTKNPIITITYTMYLFIYPLLLDLLSSISDYLATLVISILILWHGLTIARWTSTVLLMGFSTTSLSNSALFNNNHNADATTDAGAESKSGKERPTIRPRSMSSLPIATINTKKVATKTGFWNPIASTENPTSIKNMIKDQIERLNEFKSRCILNYDDLIISKVNFTLYVVLIKITMKGGSNDDELMLRLAIDKCIQTSIPSCETTIDIDRI
- the MRX15 gene encoding Mrx15p, which gives rise to MVARSQFKGSSATVAQLIEEVGRSGGRRPVFQYKVPRSIRWASTALAVVFVTYGAAYTDMSWRTAREVYGNATEDEQRSVWFKFKTFGPVALGVLPIVLACGTKHVTSRLVTEMKCLPPAKNSTVPRCQLTRHTPFRGRPVTILRDINELSKNKTTKIFTGVGSQGMEDKATFVFFIEDRKATSFFNRFYIFSRSGSVVKNDARILDCFFNDASVNKLLNKSILTQILSRTSAKTQFHSNNSGFSIKNIVKPKH
- the COQ2 gene encoding 4-hydroxybenzoate octaprenyltransferase, yielding MFVWQRKSLLLGRSIVGSGGVVVAGINGIGRKRFMSSSSSSSSKELTPVFTPKELEVARKERLDGLGPFVSRLPKKWIPYAELMRLEKPVGTWLLYLPCTWSILMGATMQGASLGATAGMLGIFGVGALVMRGAGCTINDYLDRKLDQRVIRSVERPIASGRVSPRSALGFLGAQTLVGMGILSLLPAQCWWLGLASLPIVFTYPLFKRFTYYPQAALSACFNWGALLGFPAMGIVSWPTMIPLYLGSYLWCMTYDTIYAHQDKKFDIKAGIKSTALAWGPRTKSIMKVMSASQITLLAVAGLNSGLLWGPGFIGGLGIFTYRLFNMIKKVDLDNPKNCWKYFTANINTGLYFTYALALDYVLRLFGLL